The sequence CCGTAGGCGGTGCGTTGATCGCGCTTCTCGTGCCCGCTCGGCGAGCGATGGCGTTGGCGCCGGCTTCCGACCTGCGCGCCGAGTGAGGAGGCGGCGTGTCTTTGCAGAGATTCAGACAATTCCGCGGAAAATGATGTCCTGGGGACACATGAAGTTCTGCCATCCGCCAGTCTGTAGTGCCGCACCTTCGGTGCTCATGGTTTCAGTTTGCGGTGATTCCCTGCCTCACGGCTTGGGCTATTCTCGTGCCGGCGCTTTGCATCTGGATTTGCCGCCGGACCGGTGGACCGCGTTTCGGTCGAAAACAAGTTAACCGCAACTACATGTTCGTGGCTGTTGCCCTTCTCCCCTGCATTGCTTCTTCGGCGGTCGCCGGTCCCCTCGGGACTGTAACCAACGACGTTGCCATTGCACTGCCTGGGCGCTCATTTCCTTCAGGCGACATCAACGAAGTCCTGGTCGGCCCGCCCTATTTCGACGCCATGGGAATCCCGCTTATCGCAGGCCGGCCTATTACCGACGTGGACGTGGACCGTAAAGATGGGCCCAAGGTTGCCGTACTCAGTGAATCGGCGGCCCGGCTAATGTTCGGCAAGCGGAATGCAGTCGGCGGCCTCTTTTCGGAAGGCAAACAATTTGACGAAAAGAAGGCCATCCAGGTGGTCGGAGTCGTTCACGATGTGCGCTACTCCTCCTTGCGCGCTCTTTTCAGCCCGCTGGTCTTTTACCCGGTCACTCAGAAGTTCGTCTTCAGCGGGCCCACCTTCGTGCTGCGAACCGAAGGCGATCCCCTACGCTTCGCTGACGCGGTCCGCCAGGCAGTCCGTGAGGTTTCACCCGTCCTTCGCGTCTCCCAAAT comes from Terriglobia bacterium and encodes:
- a CDS encoding ABC transporter permease gives rise to the protein MPALCIWICRRTGGPRFGRKQVNRNYMFVAVALLPCIASSAVAGPLGTVTNDVAIALPGRSFPSGDINEVLVGPPYFDAMGIPLIAGRPITDVDVDRKDGPKVAVLSESAARLMFGKRNAVGGLFSEGKQFDEKKAIQVVGVVHDVRYSSLRALFSPLVFYPVTQKFVFSGPTFVLRTEGDPLRFADAVRQAVREVSPVLRVSQIRTLDSVIETGARRERLLAWLSGAFGVLALILAAVGLYGVVAYAAQRRTPEMGVRLALGARPSQICAILLREIIILLAIGLTLGSAATVLFTVRLEPLLFDVTPQDPATFAFAMVVLATIALVAGYIPARRAARLDPVSALRSE